A region from the Cygnus olor isolate bCygOlo1 chromosome 24, bCygOlo1.pri.v2, whole genome shotgun sequence genome encodes:
- the C24H6orf132 gene encoding uncharacterized protein C6orf132 homolog yields MKKHHSVQGTFSRLFGKRHGAAAATTSLFATNPPWIFTQEVTSDSAGGTGDVIEVYYGDNRFGTMTDSGTATLKPRPRVRPMLTFLPLNAQESHGVAVPTPSVPEDFEEKAALGPGSQINGNYRMYSSVGDLRPQALDGDELDEDIPPPPSVPPPPPPTAWAPTPPPPASPALQPPEMRPPSPPLPPPETVPPPPAMAPPPPPASTLSSPGTLAPPDFIPPAPPLSKAPVLFTNGISKWKSETVLNTRQADAEGPLHTTEAQVPAAPSPKESLQPPKQCPEPHLTFPRSFKVPPPAPARSSSIPVQENQPAHQEPFTRQPHARPPLPPCFTIRPAAKAHVGEAKERNPPLRQPITKLAVPAPPPLSPKPGPGIVGRSLLPSSESEKSPQPKTTNKDSPLKPEVLTANDLELPPPDYPTSEDSWKDAGNLSRLQHELSALLHSPRREERQPEVPAAPRPADGSTNHAGNHVPGPNGPQLTGPPRKASPLPTGGETERKEGPGSPPSEAQPAPESNPAVQTRSVMKIRNELEAVFSLKKERKPALGLTGQKQGPENGSSTPRLRPSPSDPGDAVLPKPAPSLLPAPVVAAAVAEETTRQEEHPVPVTPAANKAMESSTTAPQSPDSSVSAPGPPQKPEEEPPAPAAPSPPISPAPQPGAVIFQYKVHRAGAGSAEPPCPTNSSGSPPGALGPGEEEVLIHPVTGERVERGSPMALLLAARQRAQRGRLGSEAGGPPRAKPPPKLSSAASDTTSTTSFYRHESRPYSFTVVPRPLSGTGQSKLPSFSSSSEQRWVAGEGQPPGHQRATASSLLRGLLESGQPKRPEPPSSAMSREDEEEEKNGEMTLDYAIIPPPPEFSNEADEADRIPQSQEGNRKCPSFPDCSRGSEAPRYFRWPGYGRGYNYGNRQEPLEQSRRNSDLTPHYPDYSGSAGYFGRGPNSRPLIKKRLYVSEPERSYPRAAARGAGALSSYGPGAYSSSAGEGARRLGSAHRNGPASTQGRRTSIDSAGKAGPYSSADTKYKAQNGDFSAAGRPAHGSSQYSGPTNTFTVRPGTRQPISYAYQSGHR; encoded by the exons ATGAAGAAGCACCACTCCGTGCAGGGCACCTTCAGCCGCCTCTTCGGCAAGAGGcacggcgccgccgccgccaccacctCGCTCTTCGCCACCAACCCGCCCTGGATCTTCACCCAGGAGGTCACCTCGGACAGTGCGGGCGGCACCG gTGATGTGATCGAAGTGTATTATGGCGATAATCGCTTTGGGACGATGACCGACTCTGGAACAGCAACACTCAAGCCTCGTCCGAGAGTCCGGCCGATGCTGACTTTCTTGCCCCTC AATGCCCAGGAATCCCATGGGGTGGCTGTGCCAACGCCGTCAGTGCCAGAagactttgaagaaaaagcagctcttg GCCCTGGCTCCCAGATCAATGGGAACTACCGAATGTACAGTTCAGTGGGGGACCTGCGCCCGCAGGCTCTTGACGGGGATGAGCTGGATGAAGACATCCCTCCGCCACCATCAGTACCCCCACCACCCCCTCCAACAGCATGGGCCCCCACGCCACCGCCTCCAGCCTCACCAGCCCTACAGCCGCCTGAAATGCGGCCGCCTtcaccaccactgccaccacctGAGACAGTGCCGCCACCTCCTGCCATGGCACCTccaccacccccagcctccACCCTGTCCTCCCCTGGCACGCTGGCCCCTCCGGACTTCATCCCGCCGGCCCCACCGCTCTCCAAGGCCCCTGTGCTCTTCACCAACGGCATTTCCAAGTGGAAGTCTGAGACTGTGCTGAACACGAGGCAGGCGGATGCCGAGGGACCACTCCACACCACTGAGGCGCAGgtgccagctgcccccagcccgaAGGagagcctgcagccccccaagCAGTGCCCCGAGCCCCATCTCACCTTCCCCAGGTCCTTCAAGgtgccccctccagccccagcccggtCCTCCTCCATCCCCGTGCAGGAGAACCAGCCCGCCCATCAGGAGCCCTTCACCAGGCAGCCCCATGCCCGGCCTCCCCTCCCGCCATGCTTTACCATAAGACCTGCGGCCAAGGCTCACGTGGGAGAAGCCAAGGAAAGAAATCCCCCGCTGAGACAGCCCATCACCAAGCTGGCCGTGCCGGCCCCTCCACCGCTGAGCCCCAAGCCAGGTCCAGGGATCGTTGGCCGgtccctgctgcccagctcAGAGTCAGAGAAGAGTCCCCAGccaaaaaccaccaacaaagaCTCTCCTCTGAAACCCGAAGTTCTCACTGCAAATGACCTGGAGCTGCCTCCTCCGGATTACCCGACCTCTGAGGATAGCTGGAAGGATGCCGGCAACCtgagcaggctgcagcatgaGCTCTCGGCCCTGCTGCACTCCCccaggagggaggagaggcagccggaggtgccagcagctccccggcCCGCAGACGGCAGCACCAACCATGCTGGCAACCATGTGCCTGGCCCCAACGGGCCCCAGCTCACCGGGCCTCCCAGGAAGGCTTCGCCATTACCCACAGGAGGGGAGACTGAGAGGAAGGAGGGGCCTGGCAGCCCCCCCAGTGAGGCACAACCAGCTCCCGAGAGCAACCCGGCTGTGCAGACCCGCAGTGTGATGAAAATCAGGAACGAGCTGGAAGCGGTGTTCTccctgaagaaagaaagaaagcctgCCCTGGGGCTCACTGGCCAGAAGCAGGGCCCCGAGaatggcagcagcaccccacGTTTGCGGCCGAGCCCCTCTGACCCGGGTGATGCAGTGCTGCCAAAACCAGCCCCgagcctgctcccagccccagtggtggctgctgctgttgcagaggAGACGACAAGGCAGGAGGAACATCCCGTTCCTGTCACCCCTGCTGCTAACAAAGCCATGGAGAGCTCGACCACTGCTCCCCAGTCCCCTGACAGCAGTGTGAGCGCCCCAGGCCCGCCTCAGAAGCCAGAGGAGGAGCCCCCTGCTCCCGCTGCCCCATCGCCCCCCATTTCCCCAGCACCGCAGCCTGGCGCTGTCATCTTCCAGTACAAAGTGCACCGGGCCGGGGCTGGCTCGGCCGAGCCTCCCTGCCCCACAAACTCATCCGGCAGCCCCCCAGGAGCCTTGGGCccgggggaggaggaggtgctgaTCCACCCCGTGACGGGTGAGCGGGTGGAGCGGGGCTCCCccatggcactgctgctggcGGCCCGGCAGCGTGCGCAGCGGGGCCGGCTGGGCAGCGAGGCGGGGGGCCCACCACGGGCAAAGCCACCCCCCAAACTCAGCAGTGCCGCGTCGGacaccacctccaccaccagCTTCTACCGCCACGAGTCCAGGCCCTACTCCTTCACTGTGGTGCCCCGGCCTCTGTCAGGGACAGGACAGAGCAAGCTGCcatccttctccagctcctcgGAGCAGAGATGGGTGGCGGGCGAGGGGCAGCCCCCCGGGCACCAGCGGGCCACTGCCTCCAGTCTGCTGCGGGGCCTCCTGGAGTCGGGTCAGCCGAAacgccccgagccccccagctctgccatgTCCagggaggacgaggaggaggagaagaacgGGGAGATGACGCTGGACTACGCCATCATCCCGCCACCCCCTGAGTTCAGCAACGAGGCAGATGAGGCTGACAGGATCCCCCAGAGCCAGGAGGGGAACCGCAAGTGCCCCAGCTTCCCCGACTGCAGCCGGGGCTCGGAGGCACCACGGTACTTCAGGTGGCCCGGCTACGGCCGTGGCTACAACTACGGGAACAGACAGGAGCCcttggagcagagcaggaggaacagcGACCTGACACCCCACTATCCAGATTACAGTGGCTCTGCTGGTTACTTCGGCCGTGGTCCAAACAGCCGCCCACTCATCAAAAAGCGGCTCTACGTCTCTGAGCCTGAACGCTCCTACCCCAGAGCAGCTGCCCGGGGTGCGGGCGCGCTCTCATCCTATGGCCCTGGGGCATACAGCTCCTCGGCTGGGGAGGGGGCCCGCCGCCTGGGCTCTGCCCACCGGAATGGCCCCGCCAGCACGCAGGGCAGGCGGACATCCATCGATTCGGCTGGGAAAGCCGGGCCGTACAGCAGTGCTGACACCAAGTACAAGGCGCAGAATGGGGATTTCTCGGCAGCCGGCAG ACCTGCCCACGGCAGCTCACAGTACAGTGGACCCACCAACACCTTCACAGTCAGACCCGGGACACGGCAGCCTATCTCCTATGCCTACCAGAGTGGTCACCGATAG
- the GUCA1ANB gene encoding putative uncharacterized protein GUCA1ANB isoform X1: MSPHTGVHAGKKSSQMTKKQAAPGKDHKRPKEMEKTKATQDACGTPPAPKRQLSPAHHRKDQPLASRFVPFVAHFGGREPDSFKFLFYTPSCSNSYRPFYTTQQPTCGYLYRHDTDHTRKVIDVLSANIVKWRPVLNTKP, translated from the exons ATGTCCCCGCACACTGGGGTCCATGCCGGGAAGAAGTCCTCGCAG ATGACTAAAAAACAAGCAGCCCCTGGCAAAGACCACAAGAGACCAAAGGAGATGGAGAAGACTAAAGCGACACAGGATGCCTGTGGTACCCCTCCTGCCCCGAAGAGgcagctgtccccagcacatCACCGCAAGGACCAGCCATTGGCCTCTCGCTTTGTTCCCTTTGTTGCCCATTTTGGGGGCCGTGAGCCTGACTCCTTCAAGTTTCTCTTCTACACGCCAAGCTGCTCAAACTCGTACAGGCCCTTCTACACCACGCAGCAGCCGACCTGCGGGTACCTCTATCGCCACGACACCGATCACACCAGGAAGGTGATAGATGTCCTGAGTGCCAACATTGTGAAATGGAGACCCGTCCTCAACACAAAGCCATAG
- the GUCA1ANB gene encoding putative uncharacterized protein GUCA1ANB isoform X2 — MSPSASACFGLFSMTKKQAAPGKDHKRPKEMEKTKATQDACGTPPAPKRQLSPAHHRKDQPLASRFVPFVAHFGGREPDSFKFLFYTPSCSNSYRPFYTTQQPTCGYLYRHDTDHTRKVIDVLSANIVKWRPVLNTKP; from the exons ATGAGCCCAAGCGCCTCAGCAtgctttggtttattttca ATGACTAAAAAACAAGCAGCCCCTGGCAAAGACCACAAGAGACCAAAGGAGATGGAGAAGACTAAAGCGACACAGGATGCCTGTGGTACCCCTCCTGCCCCGAAGAGgcagctgtccccagcacatCACCGCAAGGACCAGCCATTGGCCTCTCGCTTTGTTCCCTTTGTTGCCCATTTTGGGGGCCGTGAGCCTGACTCCTTCAAGTTTCTCTTCTACACGCCAAGCTGCTCAAACTCGTACAGGCCCTTCTACACCACGCAGCAGCCGACCTGCGGGTACCTCTATCGCCACGACACCGATCACACCAGGAAGGTGATAGATGTCCTGAGTGCCAACATTGTGAAATGGAGACCCGTCCTCAACACAAAGCCATAG
- the LOC121059368 gene encoding guanylyl cyclase-activating protein 1 produces MGNMDGKAVEELSATECHQWYKKFMTECPSGQLTLYEFKQFFGLKNLSPSANKYVEQMFETFDFNKDGYIDFMEYVAALSLVLKGKVDQKLRWYFKLYDVDGNGCIDRGELLNIIKAIRAINRCNDTMTAEEFTNMVFDKIDINGDGELSLEEFMEGVQKDEVLLDILTRSLDLTHIVKLIQNDGKNPHASEEAEEDAQ; encoded by the exons ATGGGGAATATGGACGGGAAAGCCGTGGAGGAGCTGAGCGCTACCGAGTGCCACCAGTGGTACAAGAAGTTCATGACGGAGTGTCCTTCGGGCCAGCTCACCCTCTACGAGTTCAAACAGTTTTTTGGCTTGAAAAACCTGAGTCCATCAGCGAACAAATACGTTGAGCAAATGTTTGAGACGTTTGACTTTAATAAG GACGGATACATAGATTTTATGGAGTATGTGGCAGCCCTGAGCTTGGTCCTGAAAGGGAAGGTGGATCAGAAGCTGCGATGGTATTTCAAGCTCTACGATGTAGACGGGAATGGCTGCATTGACCGAGGAGAACTGCTGAACATCATCAAA gCCATCCGAGCTATCAACCGGTGTAACGATACAATGACAGCTGAGGAATTCACAAACATGGTGTTTGATAAAATCGATATAAACGGAGATG GTGAGCTCTCGCTGGAGGAGTTCATGGAGGGTGTACAAAAGGACGAAGTGCTGCTCGACATCCTCACCCGCAGCCTGGACCTGACGCACATCGTCAAGTTGATCCAGAACGATGGGAAGAACCCGCACGCctcagaggaggcagaggaggatgCCCAGTAG
- the GUCA1B gene encoding guanylyl cyclase-activating protein 2 produces the protein MGQQFTNAEGEQAEIDVAELQEWYKKFVVECPSGTLFMHEFKRFFGVQDNREAAEYIENMFRAFDKNGDNTIDFLEYVAALNLVLRGKLEHKLRWTFKVYDKDGNGCIDKPELLEIVESIYKLKKVCRSEVEERTPLLTPEEVVDRIFQLVDENGDGQLSLDEFIDGARKDKWVMKMLQMDVNPGGWISEQRRKSALF, from the exons ATGGGACAGCAGTTCACCAATGCTGAAGGGGAGCAAGCAGAGATTGATGTTGCTGAATTGCAGGAATGGTATAAGAAATTTGTGGTTGAATGTCCCAGTGGAACCCTCTTCATGCATGAATTCAAGAGGTTCTTTGGGGTCCAGGATAACCGAGAAGCAGCAGAGTACATTGAAAACATGTTCAGAGCTTTTGATAAGAATGGG gaTAACACCATTGATTTTCTGGAGTATGTGGCTGCCTTGAATCTTGTTTTACGAGGAAAACTGGAACACAAGCTGAGGTGGACGTTCAAAGTGTATGACAAGGATGGGAATGGCTGCATAGACAAACCTGAGCTGCTAGAAATTGTTGAG TCTATCTACAAGCTGAAGAAAGTGTGTCGGTCAGAGGTGGAAGAGAGGACTCCGCTGCTCACACCGGAGGAGGTTGTGGACAGGATATTTCAGTTAGTGGATGAGAACGGCGATG GGCAGCTGTCCCTTGATGAGTTCATTGATGGGGCCAGGAAAGACAAGTGGGTGATGAAGATGTTGCAGATGGATGTAAACCCTGGGGGATGGATCTCGGAGCAGAGGCGGAAGAGTGCTTTGTTTTAA